The following DNA comes from Ornithinimicrobium avium.
CAGGCTGATCCTGCCCAAGAGCTCATATCGACGGCATGGTTTGGCACCTCGATGTCGGCTCGTCGCATCCTGGGGCTGGAGTCGGTCCCAAGGGTTGGGCTGTTCGCCCATTAAAGCGGTACGCGAGCTGGGTTTAGAACGTCGTGAGACAGTTCGGTCCCTATCCGCTGCGCGCGTAGGAAACTTGAGGAGAGCTGTCCCTAGTACGAGAGGACCGGGATGGACGAACCACTGGTGTGTCAGTTGTCCTGCCAAGGGCACCGCTGATTAGCTACGTTCGGACGTGATAACCGCTGAAAGCATCTAAGCGGGAAGCACACTCCAAGATGAGGTTTCCATGCCCTACGGGGTGAGAGGCTCCCAGCTAGACTACTGGGTTGATAGGCCGGACGTGGAAGCACAGCAATGTGTGGAGCTGACCGGTACTAATAAGCCGACAACTTAAAACAACAAAGATGTTACGCGTCCACTGTACGGTCTCTCGAGATACGAACACGCCCCGACCGGCACCCACCCGCCCCGTGCGGGCAGGCGCCCGGCACGCGCGGCAACGTTCGAACAACTCGATAGTGTTACGGCGGTCATAGCGTCAGGGAAACGCCCGGTCACATTCCGAACCCGGAAGCTAAGCCTGACAGCGCCGATGGTACTGCACCGGAGACGGTGTGGGAGAGTAGGACACCGCCGGACCAACATTGGTATTGTGCCCCCGCACCGACATCGCTCGGTGCGGGGGCACAGTCATGTCCGGATCCGCGCGTGCCAGAATGGCCCGATGCTGGTACGGATGTTTGAGCCGATGACCCTGCGCGGGCTCACCGTGCAGGGACGGGTGTGGGTGTCGCCGATGTGCCAGTACAGCTGCCTCCCCTCCGAGCCGGGCTTCGTCACCGACTGGCACCTGGCCCACCTCACCTCCTTCGCCGTCGGGGGTGCGCCGATGATCGTCACCGAGGCCACGGCCGTCACCAACGAAGGGCGAATCTCGCCGTGGGACGCCGGGCTGTGGGAGGACCAGCACATCCGCGGCTGGGAGCGGGTCGTCACCCAGGTGCACCGGGTCGGCTCCAGGATCGGGGTGCAGCTCTCGCACGCTGGCCGGAAGGGATCGGTCTACGCGCCGTTCCACCGCCGTTCCGGGAGCGTGCCGGCGGAGGAGGGCGGCTGGGCCACGGTGGGTCCGGGTGAGGATGCGTTCGGCGCCTACGCGGGCCCGCGGGCACTGTCCGTCGAGGAGCTCGACGGGATCGTCCGCTCGTTCGCCCACGCGGCCCGGCGTGCGGTGACCGCCGGTTTCGACGCGGTAGAGATCCACGCGGCCCACGGCTACCTGCTCGCGCAGTTCCTCAGCCCTCTGGTCAACAAGCGCACGGACGGCTACGGGGGTGACGACGAGGGACGACGCCGGCTGACCTACGAGGTGGTGGAAGCCGTCCGTGCGGTCCTGCCCGAACGCATCCCCGTTCTCGTGCGGGTCTCGGCGACCGACTGGAGCGAGGAGTCCCCCGGTGGGGTCACCGGCGATCTCCGGCGCACCGTCGAGCTCGCGCGGGGGCTGGAGGATCGAGGGGTGGATCTCGTGGACGTCTCGACCGGCGGCAACGTGCCTGACCCGACCATCCCTGTCGGGCCCGGCTACCAGACCCGGTTCGCCCATGCCCTGCGCACCGACGTGGGGATCCCGATCGCCACGGTCGGGATGATCACCCAGGCGCGGCAGGCGGAGCACGTCATCGCCACCGGGCAGGCCGACGTGGTCTCGCTGGCCCGGGCCGCCCTGGCCGACCCGCACTGGTGGCACCGTGCCGCCCACGAGCTCGGCCACGAGCTGCCCTGGCCGCCGCAGTACCGCCGGGTCCTCGACCGGCACGTGTTCTGAGCGCTGGCAGGCGCGGCCCGCCCGGCCGTTCCTCGCCCACGCCCTTGGGGGCGTGGCGCTCTGCGCCACGCCCGTACGGTCAGGGCAGGATGGGACGATGCGTCCAGTCGACCTGCACCGGGCCGCCGCCCACTGGCTGACCCGTGACCTGCTCGCCCTGCCCGTCCACGCCATGCCCGAGGGCGTCGCCGCCGAGGACCTGACCTGGACGCTCGGGGTGGCCCCCGGCGGCGGCCTCTCCGTGCACGCGCCGGCGCCCCCGGTGGAGCTCACGCTGGCCCTGGCCGACGGGGCCCTGCCGCACCCGGTCGCCGAGACCTTTCCCCACCTGGCGGCCTGCCACCCGCTGCACCTGACGGGGCAGGACGCGGCGGGCGCCGAGGAGCTCCTCACCGGTCAGGTCGTCCTCCTCGGGCGGGACGTGGACGGCGAGCTCGCGGTCGCGACCTCGCTCCAGGTCGCAGGCGTCCTCGACGACCTCTACGCCGACCGCGCCACCCGCCGGTCCTACGGCCCGACGTGGACCTCCGACGAGGACGGCACCAGGACGCCGACCGTCACCGTCTGGGCCCCCACCGCCCAGCACGTCGACCTGCTGCTGTGGGATTCCGTCCCGGGGCCGGACCGCGATCGGGCGTGGGCGCCGCCCGGCGAGCCGGCGGTCGTGGCGATGACGCGCGGGGACGACGGCTGCTGGACCGTCACCGGCACTCCGGAATGGGCCGACCGTTGCTACCTGCTCGAGCTGCTGCACGTCATACCCCGGACCGGCCGGCGGCAGAAGGTGCGCAGCACCGACCCGTGGTCGGTGGGTCTGACCATCGACTCCACCCACTCCGTCCTCGTCGACCTCCAGGACCCGGCGTGGGCTCCCGAGGTATGGCGTTCCGCACCGGTGCCGACGGCGATCCGGGCGGTGGACCAGACGATCTACGAGCTGCACGTGCGCGACTTCTCCCGGGACGACGAGGAGGTGCCCGAGCAGCTGCGAGGCACCTACCTGGGCTTCGGGCCGGACGGGGCCGGGCGCCGGCACCTGGCCGCTCTCGCCGAGGCGGGACTCACGACGGTGCACCTGCTGCCGGTCTTCGACCTCACCTCGGTCGAGGAGGACCCCGCGCTCAGGGACGCGCCGGACCGCGACGAGCTGCGGTGGCTCTCCGATCAGGACCCGGCGGGGACCCGGCAGCAGGTGCTGGTCGCTCGGACCGCGGACCGCGACGCGTTCAACTGGGGCTACGACCCGTGGCACTTCATGGCTCCGGAAGGTTCCTACACGACCAGCGCGGGGGAGGCGCACGGTGGCCGGAGGGTCGCGCAGTGCCGCACCATGGTCGGTGACCTGCACCGGCTGGGCCTGCGCGTGGTGCTGGACCAGGTCTACAACCACACCACCGACTCCGGGCTGCACAGGGCGTCGGTCCTGGACCGGATCGTCCCGGGCTACTACCACCGGCTGGATCGCGACGGCTGGGTGGCCACCTCCACCTGCTGCCAGGGCCTGGCCACCGAGCACGCGATGGGCCAGCGGCTGATGGTCGACGGCTGCGTGCTCTGGGCGCGCCACTACCGGGTCGACGGCTTCCGCTTCGACCTCATGGGACACCACAGCCGGGCCAACCTCGAGGCGGTCCGCGCGGCCCTCGACGAGCTGACGCCCGAGCGTGACGGCGTCGACGGGCGGGCCGTCCACCTCTACGGCGAGGGCTGGAACTTCGGGGAGGTCGCCGGCAACGCACGCTTCTACCAGGCGACCCAGGGCCAGCTGTCCGGCACCGGGGTCGGCACCTTCAACGACCGGCTGCGCGACGCCGTGCGGGGGCACGTGCACGACGACGACCCGCGCTCGGGACGTGGGCTGGGCACGGGCGGCGCGTCGCCGCACGACACCGACCTGCTCCAGGTGGGGCTGGCCGGCGGGCTCGCGGGCGTGCGCTTCCTCTCCCAGGAGAGCGGGCAGCCGGTGACCGGGGCCGGCGTGGCCTACGGATCGGCGCCCGCCGGCTATGCCACGTCGCCGGAAGAGGTCGTCAACTACGTCGACGCGCACGACAACGAGACGCTCTGGGACACGCTCCTGCTCAAGCTGCCCCAGGAGACCCCGATGGCCGAGCGCGTGCGCCGCAACACCCTCGCGCTGGCCACGGTCACGCTGTCGCAGGGCATCTCCTTCTGGCACGCGGGGACCGAGGTGCTGCGGAGCAAGAGCCTGGACCGCAACAGCTTCGACTCGGGGGACTGGTTCAACCACCTCGACTACAGCCTGCGCGACAACGGGTTCGGCCGCGGGCTGCCGCCGGAGCCGGACAACGGGCGGCGCTGGCCGGTCCTGGCGCCGCTGCTGGGCGACCCTGCCCTGCGCCCGTCGACGCAGGACATGCGCCTCGCCCGCGACTGCGCCCTCGACCTGCTCCGGATCCGGCGCGACCTGCCCCTCCTGCGGCTCGGGTCGTCCGGGAGGGTGCTGGACAAGGTGTCCTTCCCCGTGTCGGGGACCGAGCACGGCAGGCCGGACGTGGTCGTCATGCTCGTCGACGACACGGCGGGCGAGCAGGTCGACCCGCTGCTCTCCGGGGTGCTGGTCGTGCTGAACCTGTCGTCCGGGCCGGTGCGCCAGCACGTGCCGTGGCTGGCGCCGGAGCGCTGGAGGCTGTGCGACGTGCAGCGGGACGGGGCGGACCCGGTGGTGCGTGGGACGACCTGGGACGCGCAGGCCGGGTCGGTCGAGGTGCCTGCCCTCACCGCCGCGGTGCTCGTCCGTCCCCGCGGCTAGCGGTCCTCAGCGGCGCCGCTCCACCGGCAGCGCGCAGGTGTAGACCACCAGCCGCCTGGCCTGCGGGTTGCCCTGGCCCACCCGCCGGTAGCGCTCGAGCACCTCGAGCAGCTCGGCGCGCATCGCGGTGGCCTGCTCGGCGGTCACCTGAACCGCGTGGTCCTCCAGCCCGCACACCTCCTGCCAGGTCGCGTCCCAGGAGCCGCGCTCGCGCAGCCAGCCCTGCGCCCGGTCGCCGAAGTGCCCCAGGTAGTCCATGGCCAGCCAGTCCAGGGCCTGGGCGTCGTCCTCGTCGACCGGTGCGGTCTCCGCCGAGAGCAGACCGCCCCGCTCGGGGGCGGCACGCCATACCCGGCGGCGACCGGTGCCCGTGCGCGTGTCCTCGACGAGGCCGACCTCCGCCAGCCGGCGCAGGTGGTAGGACGTGGCACCGGTGTTCGTCCCCAGTGCGGCGGCGAGGTCGGTCGCCGTGGCGTCGCCGTGCACGCGCAGCTCGGCGAGCAGCCGGCTGCGCACCGGGTGGGCGAGGGTCCGGAGGGCAGCGGGGGCGTCGGACATGCTGCCCACCCTAGCCACAGATGCACAATAAATGTGCACAATGTCGCTGCACCGAGCCGCTGGGAGGTGCTCGCAGCCCTCTGACCTGCGATGATCCCCGGTTTGGGGGCCGCGTAGAACCTCGGTAGACTTAAGGAGTTGTCCTCCCGTCCGACTACGAAGGTTTGCACCGTGCGTACCTACACCCCCAAGCCCGGCGACATCACGCGCGCCTGGCACGTCATCGACGCCACGGACGTCGTCCTGGGCCGCCTGGCGTCCCAGGCGGCGATCCTGCTGCGCGGCAAGCACAAGACCATCTTTGCCCCGCACGTGGACACCGGTGACTTCGTCATCATCATCAACGCCGACAAGGTCGCCCTGACCGGCGCCAAGCTGGAGAAGAAGAAGGCCTACCGCCACTCGGGCTACCCGGGCGGTCTGCGCGCCGAGAGCTACGAGCAGCTGCTGGACAAGCACCCCACCCGCGCGGTGGAGAAGGCGATCCGCGGCATGATCCCGAAGAACTCGCTGGGCCGCCAGCAGCTGTCCAAGCTCAAGGTCTACGCCGGCGACAGCCACCCGCACGCGGCCCAGCAGCCCGTGCCGTTCGAGATCTCCCAGGTCGCGCAGTAAGGAACTTGTGACAGACATGACCGACAACGACACCGCGCCCGAGCAGGGCGACTTCGACGAGAACGCCGTCTCCCAGTACACCTCCGAGTCGGCCGCCCCGGTCGAGGCCGCGGCCCGTCCGACGGCCTCCGCCCCCGGCGCCGGCACCGGCCGTCGCAAGCAGGCCATCGCCCGCGTGCGCATCGTGCCCGGCAGCGGCGAGTGGAAGATCAACGGCCGCAGCCTGGGGGCCTACTTCCCCAACAAGGTGCACCAGCAGATCGTCAACGAACCGCTGGTGGCCCTGGAGCTCGACGGCGCCTACGACGTGCTCGTGCGCGTCCACGGTGGTGGCCCCTCCGGCCAGGCCGGCGCGGTGCGCCTCGGCGTGGCCCGCTCGCTCAACGGCGTGGACCCCGAGCTGAACCGCCCGACCCTGAAGAAGGCCGGTCTGCTCACCCGGGACGCCCGCGTCCCCGAGCGCAAGAAGGCCGGCCTGAAGAAGGCCCGTAAGGCGCCGCAGTACAGCAAGCGCTGATCGCGGCCCGTCCCCGACGACGGCGCCCGACCCGCACCGGAGGCCGGTGGGAGCAGGTGCTCCCGCCGGCCTCCGGCGTGTGCGGCATACTGCTCTCGCAGGCCCCGAGCACGACCCTGACGAGCACGACCCGACGAGCACGACGCGCGAGCGCGCGAGGAGACGAGGCAGCATGGCACGACTGTTCGGCACCGACGGGGTGCGTGGGCTGGCCAACAAGGACATCACCGCCGAGCTGGCGCTGGAGCTGTCGGTCGCCGTCGCGCACGAGCTGGGCGGCCAGGGCGCGTTCGGCGGGCACCGGGCCACCGCGGTGGTCGGGCGCGACCCGCGGGCCTCGGGGGAGTTCCTGATGGCGGCGGTGTCGGCGGGCCTGGCCTCCGCCGGGGTCGACGTGCTGGACGCCGGCGTGCTGCCGACGCCGGCGATCGCCTACCTGACCGCCCGGATGAACGCCGAGATGGGGGCGATGCTGTCGGCCTCCCACAACGCGATGCCGGACAACGGCCTGAAGTTCTTCGCCCGGGGCGGGCACAAGCTCGCCGACGAGCTCGAGGACCGGATCTCCGAACGGGTCGGCAACGACTGGGAGCGCCCCACGGGTGCGGGGGTGGGGCGGATCCGCCCGTTCCCGGACGGCGCCGAGTTCTACATCGACCACCTGCTGCGAGCCGTGCCCGGTCGGCTCGACGGGCTGCGCGTCGTCATCGACGCGGCCCACGGCGCGGCCTCGGCGGTAGGTCCGGAGGTCTTCCGCAGGGCCGGTGCGACCGTGGACGTCATCGGTGGGGAGCCGGACGGGCTCAACATCAACGACGGCTACGGCTCGACCCACCTCGGGGAGCTGCAGGAGGCCGTCCGTCTGCGCGGCGCGGACATGGGCGTCGCCTTCGACGGCGACGCCGACCGCTGCCTGGCCGTCGACGCCGACGGCGAGCAGGTCGACGGTGACCAGATCATGGCTATCCTCGCGCTGTCGCTGCACGAGGGGGGCGACCTCGTCGACGACACCCTGGTCGCCACGGTGATGAGCAACCTCGGCCTCCTCCAGGCCATGGAGCGCGAGGGCGTCCGCGTGGTGCAGACGGCGGTGGGCGACCGGTACGTGCTCGAGGAGATGCGCTCCGGCGGCTACACGCTGGGCGGCGAGCAGTCGGGCCACGTCATCATGCTCGACCACGGCACCACCGGTGACGGGGTCCTCACCGCGCTCGCCCTCGCCGAGCGCGTCGTCTCCAGCGGCACGCCGCTGGGCCGGCTGGCCGGCGTGATGACCCGGCTGCCGCAGGTCCTCGTCAACGTCAAGGGCGTGGACAAGAACGGGGTGGACAGCGACGAGGAGGTCCTGGCCCAGGTCGCGGCCGTCGGTGCCGAGCTGGGCGACCAGGGCAGGGTGCTGCTGCGCAAGTCGGGCACCGAGCCGCTCGTGCGGGTGATGGTCGAGGCGGACACCCACGACCGGGCCCAGGCGTATGCCGACCGCCTCGCGACGGTCGTCAAGGAGCGCCTGGCGCTCTAGGGGAGCGTCAGCAGGAGGGCCGGCTCAGAGGAGAGCCGGTGCTAGGAGGACCGGCCCGCGGCGTCCTGGGCGAGGTCGTGGGCAGGTTCTCCGCCGGGCAGCTCCTCGGCCGCGGCCGAGAGCTCCTCGGCGATGTCGGCGACGAAGGCCTCGATGTCCTCGACGCCGTTGACCGGCCCGCCGGCGAGCAGCCCGTCCGCGCCGAGCAGGACGGCCGCCGGGCTGACCCCCGAGCGCAGCGCGTCGTAGACCGAGGAGCCCGGGTCCCACCACACGCCCTCCAGCCCGGCCAGCCGGGGCTCGTCCCAGGGGCGCCGCGTGTGCACGAGCTGGATGTCGAGCTCCGGGAGCCGCTGGCGCCAGCCCGGCAGGCGCTCCACCGCGTCCACGGTGCTGCCGCACCAGCAGTTGGCCAGCACCAGCAGCTGGGCGCGTCCGCGCGCCAGCTCGTGCAGGGTGCGCACCTCCTGGTCCTCGGAGAGGAGCACCCCGCGCGGGATGGGGGCGCGAACGTAGTCGAGCTCGTCCGGCACCGGCTGCGCGGCCGCCTGGTGCGTGCGCCGTGCGTGCACCGGCCGGCCGGACGGCGAGCCCAGGACGAGCACGGCCACGGTGGCCAGCGCCACCGCCAGCAGCAGCCACACGAGGTCGGTGCGGTCGTAGCCGGCGACGAGGGCGCCTGCCGCCGAGCGGCCCACCGCGATGCCCGCGGTGACCAGGGCCAGCGCCAGGAGCAGGACGTTGCGCCAGACGGTGCGCGCGTTGATCCGGTGGTCGCCGACGCGCCCGAAGCAGCCGCAGGTGGGTCGGGGGTCGAAGGTCATCGCCCGCGCCACCACGACGAGGAAGGCGGTGAAGAGTCCGAGCGCGAGGACCGCGCCCACGGCATACGTCCAGCGCCAGGGCGTGAGGAGCAGGGCCGCGGTGAGCAGCTCGACCACGGGCAGCGCACGGGGCACCAGGCGGTGCCCGAGGAAGGAGGGCAGACGCAACAACCGGATCATGTTGTCGGTCGAGCCGGGGTCGCCCAGCTTGGCGATCCCGCTGAGGACGAGGACCGCGACGAGCGTCAGCGGGGCGAGGGAGAGCGCGGTGGGCATGCCCCCAAGACTACGTGACGCATCAAGGATCAGACGACCTGCTCGAGCAGGCCGGTGTCCACGTCGTAGATGAAGCCGCCCACCCGGGCGCGGCCGTGGACGAGCGGATGGCTGGTGACCCGTCGGACGTCCTCGACCAGGGCGGCCCGTTGGTCGGGCACCACGTGGAAGTGCTGCCACCAGGCGTCCATGCCGGAGACCTCGGTGACCTTCGCGCGCAGCTCGTCCTCGGACATCTGCGCCATCGCGCAGCGGGTGTGGGGCACGACCAGGATCCGGTCCACGTTGAGCAGGTGGACGCTGAGCACGAGCGCCTCGAGGGCGGCCTCGGTGATCCGCCCGCCGGGGTTGCGGAAGATCTTGGCGTCGCCGTGGGTCAGGCCGACCAGGTGCAGCGGCTCGATCCGCGAGTCCATGCAGGTCACGATCGCCACGCCCGCCCGGGCGATGCCGTCGAAGCCGTCGAGGTCGTTCTCCTCGGCGTAGCGCACGTTGGCCGCCAGCAGGTCGGCGAAGGGGTCGGTGTCCTGGGTCGGACGGGGGGTTGTGCTCACGGCGGACCTCTCTGCGGGATGGCTGTTCTCTGGCAGGGTAGACCCGAGCGCCGCGACGGGCCGAGCCAGGTGAGGTCGCTCAGACCAGGTCGGCGCGGGTCGGCGCGGCCGCCCCCGCCCGGGCGACCGTCCAGGAGGCGCAGGCCACCGCGCGCCGCAGGGCCGGCGCGAGGTCGTCGAGGTCGGCGTGGCGCAGCCGCTCGCGGGCCTCCGCCGAGCCGAGCACCCCCGCGTCGAGCAGCCCGCTGAGCAGCCCGGCCATGAACGAGTCGCCCGCCCCGACGGTGTCGACGACCGCCACGGTCACCGGTTCGAGCTCGACCGTGACGTCCGGTCCGGCCACGTGGACGACCGCGCCGTCCCCGCCGCGGGTCACGACCACCAGGGAGGGGCTCAGCCGGCCCCAGAGCGCAGCGACCTCGTCCATGCCGACGTCGCTGCCGTAGAGCCACTCGACGTCCTCGGCCGAGGCCTTGACCACGTCGCTGCGCCCGATGCACTCCTCGATGCGGGAGCGCACCGCGTGCGGGTCGCCCATGATGCTCGGGCGGCAGTTGGGGTCGTAGGAGACGGTCGCCGTCCGGCGGGCCCGCGACATGGTCGACAGCACCGTCGAGGCGCCCGGCTCGAGGATGGCTCCGATGGAGCCGGTGTGCAGGTGGCCGACGCCGTGCAGGTCCTGGGGCGCGACGTCCCAGAGCAGGTCGAAGCTGTAGGTCGCGGCCCCGAACTCGTCCAGCAGCGCGGTCGCCGTCGAGGTCCGGGGCGCCCCGTCCGAGCCGGGGGTGAGCACGACGTCCGCGTCGAGCAGGTGCTCGCGCACCCTCCGGCCCTCCTCGTCCTGCCCGAGGTATGCCGTCAGCCGGCTGTCGTGGTCCAGGGAGGCCAGGCCGACGGCCACGTTGGCGGGCGAGCCGCCCACGTGCGAGGTCCGCTCACCCCCGCCGTGCGGGACGACGACGTCGACGAGAGCCTCGCCGAGGGTGAGCACAGCGCTCTGGTGCGGT
Coding sequences within:
- a CDS encoding NADH:flavin oxidoreductase/NADH oxidase, with amino-acid sequence MFEPMTLRGLTVQGRVWVSPMCQYSCLPSEPGFVTDWHLAHLTSFAVGGAPMIVTEATAVTNEGRISPWDAGLWEDQHIRGWERVVTQVHRVGSRIGVQLSHAGRKGSVYAPFHRRSGSVPAEEGGWATVGPGEDAFGAYAGPRALSVEELDGIVRSFAHAARRAVTAGFDAVEIHAAHGYLLAQFLSPLVNKRTDGYGGDDEGRRRLTYEVVEAVRAVLPERIPVLVRVSATDWSEESPGGVTGDLRRTVELARGLEDRGVDLVDVSTGGNVPDPTIPVGPGYQTRFAHALRTDVGIPIATVGMITQARQAEHVIATGQADVVSLARAALADPHWWHRAAHELGHELPWPPQYRRVLDRHVF
- the pulA gene encoding pullulanase-type alpha-1,6-glucosidase, whose amino-acid sequence is MRPVDLHRAAAHWLTRDLLALPVHAMPEGVAAEDLTWTLGVAPGGGLSVHAPAPPVELTLALADGALPHPVAETFPHLAACHPLHLTGQDAAGAEELLTGQVVLLGRDVDGELAVATSLQVAGVLDDLYADRATRRSYGPTWTSDEDGTRTPTVTVWAPTAQHVDLLLWDSVPGPDRDRAWAPPGEPAVVAMTRGDDGCWTVTGTPEWADRCYLLELLHVIPRTGRRQKVRSTDPWSVGLTIDSTHSVLVDLQDPAWAPEVWRSAPVPTAIRAVDQTIYELHVRDFSRDDEEVPEQLRGTYLGFGPDGAGRRHLAALAEAGLTTVHLLPVFDLTSVEEDPALRDAPDRDELRWLSDQDPAGTRQQVLVARTADRDAFNWGYDPWHFMAPEGSYTTSAGEAHGGRRVAQCRTMVGDLHRLGLRVVLDQVYNHTTDSGLHRASVLDRIVPGYYHRLDRDGWVATSTCCQGLATEHAMGQRLMVDGCVLWARHYRVDGFRFDLMGHHSRANLEAVRAALDELTPERDGVDGRAVHLYGEGWNFGEVAGNARFYQATQGQLSGTGVGTFNDRLRDAVRGHVHDDDPRSGRGLGTGGASPHDTDLLQVGLAGGLAGVRFLSQESGQPVTGAGVAYGSAPAGYATSPEEVVNYVDAHDNETLWDTLLLKLPQETPMAERVRRNTLALATVTLSQGISFWHAGTEVLRSKSLDRNSFDSGDWFNHLDYSLRDNGFGRGLPPEPDNGRRWPVLAPLLGDPALRPSTQDMRLARDCALDLLRIRRDLPLLRLGSSGRVLDKVSFPVSGTEHGRPDVVVMLVDDTAGEQVDPLLSGVLVVLNLSSGPVRQHVPWLAPERWRLCDVQRDGADPVVRGTTWDAQAGSVEVPALTAAVLVRPRG
- a CDS encoding ArsR/SmtB family transcription factor yields the protein MSDAPAALRTLAHPVRSRLLAELRVHGDATATDLAAALGTNTGATSYHLRRLAEVGLVEDTRTGTGRRRVWRAAPERGGLLSAETAPVDEDDAQALDWLAMDYLGHFGDRAQGWLRERGSWDATWQEVCGLEDHAVQVTAEQATAMRAELLEVLERYRRVGQGNPQARRLVVYTCALPVERRR
- the rplM gene encoding 50S ribosomal protein L13; the protein is MRTYTPKPGDITRAWHVIDATDVVLGRLASQAAILLRGKHKTIFAPHVDTGDFVIIINADKVALTGAKLEKKKAYRHSGYPGGLRAESYEQLLDKHPTRAVEKAIRGMIPKNSLGRQQLSKLKVYAGDSHPHAAQQPVPFEISQVAQ
- the rpsI gene encoding 30S ribosomal protein S9 — encoded protein: MTDNDTAPEQGDFDENAVSQYTSESAAPVEAAARPTASAPGAGTGRRKQAIARVRIVPGSGEWKINGRSLGAYFPNKVHQQIVNEPLVALELDGAYDVLVRVHGGGPSGQAGAVRLGVARSLNGVDPELNRPTLKKAGLLTRDARVPERKKAGLKKARKAPQYSKR
- the glmM gene encoding phosphoglucosamine mutase, encoding MARLFGTDGVRGLANKDITAELALELSVAVAHELGGQGAFGGHRATAVVGRDPRASGEFLMAAVSAGLASAGVDVLDAGVLPTPAIAYLTARMNAEMGAMLSASHNAMPDNGLKFFARGGHKLADELEDRISERVGNDWERPTGAGVGRIRPFPDGAEFYIDHLLRAVPGRLDGLRVVIDAAHGAASAVGPEVFRRAGATVDVIGGEPDGLNINDGYGSTHLGELQEAVRLRGADMGVAFDGDADRCLAVDADGEQVDGDQIMAILALSLHEGGDLVDDTLVATVMSNLGLLQAMEREGVRVVQTAVGDRYVLEEMRSGGYTLGGEQSGHVIMLDHGTTGDGVLTALALAERVVSSGTPLGRLAGVMTRLPQVLVNVKGVDKNGVDSDEEVLAQVAAVGAELGDQGRVLLRKSGTEPLVRVMVEADTHDRAQAYADRLATVVKERLAL
- a CDS encoding MauE/DoxX family redox-associated membrane protein, which gives rise to MPTALSLAPLTLVAVLVLSGIAKLGDPGSTDNMIRLLRLPSFLGHRLVPRALPVVELLTAALLLTPWRWTYAVGAVLALGLFTAFLVVVARAMTFDPRPTCGCFGRVGDHRINARTVWRNVLLLALALVTAGIAVGRSAAGALVAGYDRTDLVWLLLAVALATVAVLVLGSPSGRPVHARRTHQAAAQPVPDELDYVRAPIPRGVLLSEDQEVRTLHELARGRAQLLVLANCWCGSTVDAVERLPGWRQRLPELDIQLVHTRRPWDEPRLAGLEGVWWDPGSSVYDALRSGVSPAAVLLGADGLLAGGPVNGVEDIEAFVADIAEELSAAAEELPGGEPAHDLAQDAAGRSS
- a CDS encoding beta-class carbonic anhydrase, giving the protein MSTTPRPTQDTDPFADLLAANVRYAEENDLDGFDGIARAGVAIVTCMDSRIEPLHLVGLTHGDAKIFRNPGGRITEAALEALVLSVHLLNVDRILVVPHTRCAMAQMSEDELRAKVTEVSGMDAWWQHFHVVPDQRAALVEDVRRVTSHPLVHGRARVGGFIYDVDTGLLEQVV
- a CDS encoding carbohydrate kinase family protein, translated to MEHATAHGPHQSAVLTLGEALVDVVVPHGGGERTSHVGGSPANVAVGLASLDHDSRLTAYLGQDEEGRRVREHLLDADVVLTPGSDGAPRTSTATALLDEFGAATYSFDLLWDVAPQDLHGVGHLHTGSIGAILEPGASTVLSTMSRARRTATVSYDPNCRPSIMGDPHAVRSRIEECIGRSDVVKASAEDVEWLYGSDVGMDEVAALWGRLSPSLVVVTRGGDGAVVHVAGPDVTVELEPVTVAVVDTVGAGDSFMAGLLSGLLDAGVLGSAEARERLRHADLDDLAPALRRAVACASWTVARAGAAAPTRADLV